One window of Microcoleus sp. FACHB-672 genomic DNA carries:
- a CDS encoding DUF1822 family protein, whose protein sequence is MNPPTKFLTYTVPLGLAAHSRAEQLRCHQSNAAKAKQVYLNSLAVCAVQLYLQWHGFETDWENSDSYNPATSTLMDVADLIIPNYGKLECRPVLPNTEVISIPEEVWSNRLGFVCVQLHESLREATVLGFVQEITTKDLPINQLQSLDEFILYLNQFQQSASIKQPIQLSPWFQNIIEAGWETLETLLASPQPQLAFNFRRAQKASVERGKLLKLEQAGERIVLFVRLTPADDSEIDVSVEVLSAESQIELPQNLQLIILDENEKPVMQAEAGSSESLEFQFSCVPGERFSVKLVLGEAIVTELFAI, encoded by the coding sequence ATGAATCCCCCCACTAAATTCTTAACCTATACCGTACCACTAGGACTAGCGGCGCATTCTCGCGCGGAACAACTACGGTGTCACCAATCTAATGCCGCTAAAGCCAAACAAGTTTATCTCAATAGTCTTGCGGTATGTGCTGTGCAACTTTACCTTCAATGGCATGGATTTGAAACAGATTGGGAAAACAGTGATAGCTACAATCCGGCAACAAGCACACTCATGGATGTGGCAGATTTAATTATCCCAAATTATGGCAAACTCGAATGCAGACCTGTGTTACCAAATACAGAAGTTATTAGCATTCCCGAAGAAGTTTGGTCAAATCGGCTGGGTTTTGTCTGTGTGCAATTGCATGAGTCTTTGCGGGAAGCAACAGTTTTAGGATTTGTCCAAGAAATAACGACTAAGGATTTACCTATAAACCAACTCCAATCCTTGGATGAATTTATTTTATATCTTAATCAATTCCAGCAATCGGCTTCTATTAAACAACCTATTCAGCTAAGCCCATGGTTCCAAAATATTATAGAAGCCGGCTGGGAAACTTTAGAAACTTTGCTGGCTTCGCCTCAACCTCAACTAGCATTTAATTTTAGGCGAGCGCAAAAAGCAAGTGTTGAAAGAGGAAAGTTGCTAAAACTAGAACAAGCTGGCGAACGAATTGTTTTATTTGTAAGATTAACGCCTGCTGACGATTCAGAAATTGATGTTTCTGTTGAAGTGCTTTCAGCCGAAAGTCAAATCGAGTTACCGCAAAACTTGCAGCTTATTATTTTAGATGAAAACGAAAAGCCGGTGATGCAAGCAGAAGCCGGAAGCAGCGAAAGTTTGGAATTTCAGTTTAGCTGTGTACCCGGAGAGCGTTTTAGCGTCAAACTTGTTTTAGGAGAAGCGATTGTCACTGAACTGTTTGCGATCTGA